A single genomic interval of Ornithinimicrobium humiphilum harbors:
- a CDS encoding DMT family transporter, whose protein sequence is MAWVILLVSAVFEAVWATALGASDGLTRPGPTTVFVVFSVLSLVGLGRAMRTIPTGTAYAVWTGVGALLTVLWAAATGSEPLSLLKGFFLLGIIGCVVGLKLSTPTEAPGRADEPRHTPV, encoded by the coding sequence ATGGCGTGGGTGATCCTGCTGGTCAGCGCCGTCTTCGAGGCCGTGTGGGCGACCGCGCTCGGCGCCTCCGACGGGTTGACCCGGCCCGGCCCGACGACCGTCTTCGTCGTCTTCTCGGTGCTCAGCCTCGTCGGCCTCGGCCGGGCGATGCGCACCATCCCCACCGGCACCGCGTATGCCGTGTGGACCGGTGTCGGCGCCCTCCTCACCGTGCTCTGGGCCGCCGCCACCGGCAGCGAGCCGCTCAGCCTCCTCAAGGGCTTCTTCCTGCTCGGGATCATCGGCTGCGTCGTGGGGCTCAAGCTCAGCACCCCGACGGAGGCGCCCGGGCGCGCCGACGAGCCACGTCATACCCCGGTATGA
- a CDS encoding heavy metal translocating P-type ATPase has product MGKVVSALRRHPLVGITLVVLALVLGLLAADQGVAAQWIASVFVIGVVLRTGADMVQDLVRGHYGLDILAVVAMVATVAVGEYVAAVLIVLMLSSGEALEEYAAARARAELTALLDRAPQLAHRIPDADGADPGEPFVEDVPVEEVVPGDVLLVRPAEVVPVDGVLLDEEAELDESSLTGESLPVLRTRGENVLSGAVNGARAVRMIATARSADSQYQHILRLVARAEEDKAPTVRLADRFAVPFTVVSLLVAGIAWWASGDPVRFAEVLVLATPCPLLIAAPVAFLGGMSRAARLGIVVKGGATLEALARARSVAFDKTGTLSQGRPELVRIEPAPGVDPDELLRLAASAEQSSTHVLADGVMRAATGRGLVLAEAHAGEEHATHGVVADVDGHRVVVGKLAFVRGTDPRAELPRLGAGETAVSVAIDGAFAGSLVLMDPVRPNAAATVRVLRELGIEDAVMLTGDSRTTGESLARDAGVGEVHAELLPQDKVELIAAMPHRPVIMVGDGVNDAPVLAAADVGIAMGARGATAASEAADVVITRDDIGKVVQAVEVGRHTYRVALTAIWIGIVLSLGLMGVAAFGHIPAVAGALTQELVDLATILYALLALRAGRAQHPELALPQREVRAPVGVRG; this is encoded by the coding sequence ATGGGCAAGGTCGTCTCAGCACTGCGGCGTCACCCCCTCGTCGGGATCACGCTGGTGGTCCTCGCGCTCGTCCTCGGCCTCCTCGCCGCCGACCAGGGCGTGGCGGCGCAGTGGATCGCCAGCGTCTTCGTCATCGGCGTCGTGCTGCGCACCGGGGCGGACATGGTGCAGGACCTGGTGCGCGGTCACTACGGGCTCGACATCCTCGCCGTCGTCGCGATGGTCGCCACCGTCGCGGTGGGGGAGTACGTCGCCGCCGTGCTCATCGTGCTCATGCTCTCCAGCGGCGAGGCGCTCGAGGAGTATGCCGCGGCCCGGGCCCGCGCCGAGCTCACCGCCCTCCTGGACCGGGCCCCGCAGCTGGCGCACCGCATACCCGATGCCGACGGCGCGGACCCCGGGGAGCCGTTCGTCGAGGACGTGCCCGTGGAGGAGGTCGTGCCCGGCGACGTCCTGCTCGTGCGCCCGGCCGAGGTGGTGCCGGTCGACGGCGTGCTCCTCGACGAGGAGGCCGAGCTCGACGAGTCGTCGCTGACCGGCGAGAGCCTGCCGGTGCTGCGCACCCGCGGGGAGAACGTCCTCAGCGGTGCCGTCAACGGTGCCCGGGCGGTCCGCATGATCGCGACGGCCCGGTCGGCCGACTCGCAGTACCAGCACATCCTGCGCCTCGTGGCCCGGGCCGAGGAGGACAAGGCGCCGACCGTCCGGCTCGCCGACCGCTTCGCGGTGCCCTTCACCGTGGTCTCGCTGCTCGTCGCCGGGATCGCGTGGTGGGCCTCGGGCGACCCGGTCCGCTTCGCCGAGGTGCTCGTGCTCGCGACCCCGTGCCCGCTGCTCATCGCCGCGCCGGTCGCCTTCCTCGGCGGCATGAGCCGGGCCGCGCGGCTCGGCATCGTGGTCAAGGGCGGCGCGACCCTGGAGGCGCTCGCCCGGGCCCGGTCGGTGGCCTTCGACAAGACCGGCACCCTGAGCCAGGGGCGGCCCGAGCTGGTCCGGATCGAGCCGGCGCCGGGCGTCGACCCCGACGAGCTGCTGCGGCTCGCGGCCTCGGCCGAGCAGTCGTCGACGCACGTGCTGGCCGACGGCGTCATGCGCGCGGCGACCGGGCGCGGGCTGGTGCTGGCCGAGGCCCACGCCGGCGAGGAGCACGCGACCCACGGCGTCGTCGCCGACGTCGACGGCCACCGCGTCGTCGTCGGCAAGCTGGCGTTCGTCCGCGGCACCGACCCCCGGGCGGAGCTGCCCCGCCTCGGCGCGGGCGAGACGGCGGTCTCGGTCGCGATCGACGGCGCGTTCGCCGGCAGCCTCGTGCTCATGGACCCGGTGCGGCCCAACGCCGCGGCCACCGTGCGGGTGCTGCGCGAGCTCGGCATCGAGGACGCCGTCATGCTCACCGGTGACTCCCGGACGACCGGTGAGTCGCTCGCCCGGGACGCCGGGGTGGGTGAGGTGCACGCCGAGCTGCTGCCGCAGGACAAGGTCGAGCTGATCGCCGCGATGCCGCACCGTCCCGTGATCATGGTCGGCGACGGCGTCAACGACGCGCCCGTCCTCGCGGCGGCGGACGTCGGGATCGCGATGGGTGCCCGCGGCGCGACCGCGGCCAGCGAGGCGGCCGACGTCGTCATCACCCGCGACGACATCGGCAAGGTCGTCCAGGCCGTCGAGGTCGGCCGGCACACCTACCGGGTGGCGCTCACGGCGATCTGGATCGGCATTGTGCTCAGCCTCGGGCTCATGGGCGTCGCCGCCTTCGGCCACATCCCCGCGGTCGCCGGCGCCCTGACCCAGGAGCTGGTCGACCTCGCGACGATCCTCTACGCGCTGCTCGCGCTGCGTGCGGGTCGGGCGCAGCACCCCGAGCTGGCCCTGCCGCAGCGGGAGGTGCGGGCGCCGGTGGGCGTGCGGGGCTGA
- a CDS encoding UvrD-helicase domain-containing protein, whose product MAQELREFSICDPLPSGTMLLEASAGTGKTWTIAALVTRYVAEGVVPLEEMLVVTFSRAASQELRARVREQLAEAEAVLAGRREPDPANELLTLLLDTDPEERARRHTRVRTALTSFDAATIATVHQFCHEVLRSLGVAGTSDASAELVEDLDDLLVEVVDDLYLRGFRGESKPLFSRSEALELARAAVEDVHADLWPTTAEKGTSAARRVGFARAVRAELDLRKRRLQVMHYNDLLTQLADALEEPGSPARDRMRRRWKVVLVDEFQDTDPVQWEILDRAFTGHARAMVLIGDPKQAIYAFRGGDIVTYLEAADSATDRRTLPRNFRSDPGVVKALSVMLEGAELGHPEITVRPVTPAKEGARLQGAPSDEPVRLRQVLLAEHLDDEERIGPTREHIARDLALDVARLLSSGATFDGRPVQASDVAVLAHRGKDLLTAQQALREVGIHAVSAGGSSVLTSRAATDWLALLEAMAAPHRALLTRGAALTDLLGYAVADLDAGGEELDDRLAQLARDLAGVYARQGLAAVLERLVADGLPARVLGQVGGERTLTDLKHVAELLHDAGREGQLGLVALLEWLRTQMAEDAPRSAGARTRRLDSDSAAVQLLTIHGSKGLQFPVVYLPTLADRHVPDVPRIPLCHDDPPGRRRYLDVGGRNANPTWAESVRRHKEEDAGESLRLLYVALTRAQSQVVTWWSPTSRNAGPAPLHRVLFGRDPGVGPVPASARVPRDDGQATARLRTWADLGAFSLERADHVEPERPVPSDEPAELTVGRWTRQIDHAWRRTSYTALSTPRDPAGAELTGGVGSEPEVTPREDEPDTPDPVVAETPALPGLEIAVPGADVPSPMAELPVGATFGSLVHAVLEHADPQADDLRAELLHHIGEQRVQWPVALDAEVLADALVAVCDTPLGPLAGDATLRSIGRSDRLCELDFELPLGGGDLRRTVPGRDGAAVLGDLVPLLRAHLPSGDPVRGWADVLEREPELAGQELRGYLTGSVDVVLRTGGRYLVVDYKTNWLGRPDQPLTAADYRPEMLDEAMGHSSYPLQALLYAVVAHRFLRWRLPGYDPARHLGGVLYLYVRGMCGPQTPVVDGRPCGVFAWKPPVRLVTGVSDLLDGRAAEEAS is encoded by the coding sequence ACCATGCTGCTCGAGGCGAGCGCCGGCACCGGCAAGACCTGGACGATCGCGGCGCTGGTCACCCGTTACGTCGCCGAGGGCGTGGTGCCCCTGGAGGAGATGCTCGTCGTCACCTTCAGCCGGGCCGCCAGCCAGGAGCTGCGGGCCCGCGTGCGCGAGCAGCTGGCGGAGGCCGAGGCGGTGCTCGCCGGGCGACGCGAGCCCGATCCCGCCAACGAGCTGCTCACCCTCCTGCTCGACACCGACCCCGAGGAGCGGGCGCGACGGCATACCCGCGTGCGCACGGCGCTGACCAGCTTCGACGCGGCGACGATCGCGACCGTCCACCAGTTCTGCCACGAGGTGCTGCGCAGCCTGGGCGTCGCCGGCACGTCCGACGCCTCGGCCGAGCTCGTGGAGGACCTCGACGACCTGCTCGTGGAGGTCGTGGACGACCTCTACCTCCGCGGCTTCCGGGGCGAGTCCAAGCCCCTCTTCAGCCGCTCCGAGGCGCTGGAGCTGGCTCGGGCCGCCGTCGAGGACGTGCACGCCGACCTGTGGCCCACGACCGCCGAGAAGGGCACTTCCGCCGCCCGCCGGGTGGGCTTCGCCAGGGCCGTGCGCGCCGAGCTCGACCTGCGCAAGCGGCGGCTGCAGGTGATGCACTACAACGACCTGCTCACCCAGCTCGCCGACGCCCTCGAGGAGCCCGGCTCCCCCGCCCGCGACCGCATGCGCCGGCGCTGGAAGGTCGTGCTCGTCGACGAGTTCCAGGACACCGACCCGGTGCAGTGGGAGATCCTCGACCGGGCCTTCACCGGCCACGCCCGCGCGATGGTGCTCATCGGCGACCCCAAGCAGGCGATCTACGCCTTCCGCGGCGGCGACATCGTCACCTACCTCGAAGCCGCCGACTCGGCCACCGACCGACGCACCCTGCCGCGCAACTTCCGCTCCGACCCGGGCGTCGTGAAGGCCCTCTCGGTGATGCTCGAGGGCGCCGAGCTCGGCCACCCCGAGATCACGGTGCGCCCCGTCACCCCCGCCAAGGAGGGCGCGCGCCTGCAGGGCGCCCCGAGCGACGAGCCGGTGCGGCTGCGTCAGGTCCTCCTCGCCGAGCACCTCGACGACGAGGAGCGCATCGGCCCGACCCGCGAGCACATCGCCCGCGACCTGGCGCTCGACGTCGCGCGGCTGCTGTCCTCCGGCGCCACCTTCGACGGGCGGCCGGTCCAGGCCTCCGACGTCGCCGTGCTCGCCCACCGCGGCAAGGACCTCCTGACGGCGCAGCAGGCGCTGCGCGAGGTCGGCATCCACGCCGTCAGCGCCGGCGGGTCCAGCGTGCTGACCAGCCGCGCCGCCACCGACTGGCTGGCGCTTCTCGAGGCGATGGCCGCGCCGCACCGCGCGCTGCTCACGCGCGGCGCCGCCCTCACCGACCTCCTCGGGTATGCCGTGGCCGACCTCGACGCCGGCGGCGAGGAGCTCGACGACCGGCTGGCCCAGCTGGCCCGTGACCTGGCCGGGGTCTACGCCCGCCAGGGACTGGCCGCCGTGCTGGAGCGGCTGGTCGCCGACGGCCTGCCCGCCCGGGTGCTCGGCCAGGTCGGCGGCGAGCGCACGCTCACCGACCTCAAGCACGTCGCCGAGCTGCTCCACGACGCCGGGCGCGAGGGCCAGCTGGGACTCGTGGCGCTCCTGGAGTGGCTCCGCACGCAGATGGCCGAGGACGCCCCGCGCTCCGCCGGCGCCCGGACCCGCCGGCTCGACAGCGACTCGGCCGCGGTGCAGCTGCTCACGATCCACGGCAGCAAGGGGCTGCAGTTCCCGGTGGTCTACCTCCCGACGCTCGCCGACCGCCACGTGCCCGACGTGCCGCGCATCCCGCTGTGCCACGACGACCCGCCCGGGCGCCGCCGCTACCTCGACGTCGGGGGCCGCAACGCCAACCCGACGTGGGCCGAGTCGGTGCGCCGCCACAAGGAGGAGGACGCCGGCGAGTCGCTCCGGCTCCTCTACGTCGCGCTCACCCGCGCCCAGTCCCAGGTCGTCACCTGGTGGTCGCCGACGAGCCGCAACGCCGGCCCGGCCCCGCTGCACCGGGTGCTCTTCGGCCGTGACCCCGGCGTCGGTCCGGTGCCGGCGTCGGCCAGGGTGCCGCGGGACGACGGCCAGGCCACGGCCCGGCTGCGCACCTGGGCCGACCTGGGCGCCTTCTCCCTCGAGCGGGCCGACCACGTCGAGCCCGAGCGCCCCGTGCCGTCGGACGAGCCGGCCGAGCTGACGGTGGGGCGGTGGACGCGGCAGATCGACCACGCCTGGCGGCGCACGTCATACACCGCGCTGTCGACGCCGCGTGACCCCGCGGGCGCCGAGCTGACCGGCGGTGTCGGCAGCGAGCCCGAGGTGACTCCGCGCGAGGACGAGCCCGACACCCCCGACCCGGTGGTGGCCGAGACGCCCGCGCTGCCCGGGCTGGAGATCGCGGTGCCGGGCGCCGACGTGCCCTCGCCGATGGCCGAGCTGCCGGTGGGCGCGACCTTCGGCTCGCTCGTCCACGCCGTGCTCGAGCACGCCGACCCGCAGGCCGACGACCTGCGCGCCGAGCTGCTGCACCACATCGGCGAGCAGCGGGTGCAGTGGCCCGTCGCGCTCGACGCCGAGGTGCTCGCCGACGCGCTCGTGGCGGTCTGCGACACCCCGCTCGGGCCGCTCGCCGGCGACGCCACGCTGCGCTCGATCGGGCGGTCCGACCGGCTCTGCGAGCTCGACTTCGAGCTGCCGTTGGGCGGCGGCGACCTGCGGCGCACCGTGCCCGGACGCGACGGGGCTGCTGTCCTCGGCGACCTCGTGCCGCTGCTGCGGGCGCACCTGCCCTCGGGCGACCCGGTGCGCGGCTGGGCCGACGTGCTCGAGCGCGAGCCCGAGCTCGCCGGGCAGGAGCTGCGCGGCTACCTCACGGGATCGGTCGACGTCGTGCTCCGCACCGGCGGGCGCTATCTCGTCGTCGACTACAAGACCAACTGGCTGGGCCGCCCCGACCAGCCGCTCACCGCGGCCGACTACCGGCCGGAGATGCTCGACGAGGCGATGGGCCACTCCTCCTACCCGCTGCAGGCGCTCCTGTATGCCGTGGTCGCGCACCGCTTCCTGCGGTGGCGGCTGCCCGGCTACGACCCGGCGCGGCACCTCGGCGGCGTGCTCTACCTCTACGTCCGCGGGATGTGCGGGCCGCAGACCCCGGTCGTCGACGGCCGGCCGTGCGGCGTCTTCGCCTGGAAGCCGCCGGTGCGCCTGGTCACCGGCGTGTCCGACCTGCTCGACGGTCGCGCGGCCGAGGAGGCGTCATGA
- the recD gene encoding exodeoxyribonuclease V subunit alpha, with product MTVLDTFEPVGEHDRRLARSARGVLGELNRAGVLTAADVHLARTLARVTREQDEDAVVAVALAARAVRSGSVAVDLASVAPQEGELASLPWPDPDGWTERVAASKLASQGALVVDQGLVYLQRYHHQEVQVVDDLRARAGLGPVAVDQAVLEAGLERVFPGDGYAEQRAAARVLARSRTAVLTGGPGTGKTTTVAGVLALLAEQASVAGDRPLRVGLAAPTGKAAARVKAAVSGALAGILERTPDPTVRAVIEPLGDVEAMTLHRLLGWRPDSRTRFRHDRDNRLPHDVVLVDEASMVSLTQMARLLEALRPGARLVLVGDADQLVSVDAGAVLADIVAGASVEDAASETDASAETDASVEARPPLVAVARLRTVHRFGRTIGALAEALREGDADGVVAALAEGDDEVEWVRDPDPAAALRPLLTRHARAVLEAARRGDAVAAMEALGRHRLLCAHREGPQGVRTWNHLTETWLGEETGLTFYDPMYVGRPLLVTANDYATGVLNGDTGVVVASQTPDGTPVRMAVVEGAAGPQRFAPSRLGDVETMHAMTIHKAQGSQAEEITALLPEADSPLLTRELFYTAVTRAQARVRVVGSEEVVRAAVERRVVRASGLRQRLARG from the coding sequence ATGACGGTCCTCGACACCTTCGAGCCGGTCGGCGAGCACGACCGGCGGTTGGCCCGATCGGCCAGGGGCGTGCTCGGCGAGCTCAACCGCGCCGGCGTCCTCACCGCCGCCGACGTCCACCTCGCCCGCACCCTGGCGCGGGTCACCCGCGAGCAGGACGAGGACGCCGTCGTCGCCGTGGCGCTCGCCGCGCGGGCGGTGCGGTCGGGCTCGGTCGCCGTCGACCTGGCGTCCGTCGCGCCGCAGGAGGGCGAGCTGGCCTCGCTGCCCTGGCCGGACCCCGACGGCTGGACCGAACGGGTGGCCGCGAGCAAGCTCGCGTCCCAGGGTGCGCTCGTCGTCGACCAGGGGCTGGTCTACCTCCAGCGCTACCACCACCAGGAGGTCCAGGTCGTCGACGACCTGCGGGCGCGCGCCGGGCTCGGGCCGGTGGCGGTCGACCAGGCCGTGCTCGAGGCGGGGCTGGAGCGGGTCTTCCCCGGAGACGGGTATGCCGAGCAGCGCGCCGCCGCGCGGGTGCTGGCCCGGTCGCGCACGGCCGTGCTGACCGGCGGGCCGGGCACCGGCAAGACGACGACGGTGGCCGGGGTGCTGGCGCTGCTGGCCGAGCAGGCCTCCGTCGCGGGCGACCGGCCGCTGCGGGTCGGGCTGGCCGCGCCCACGGGCAAGGCGGCCGCGCGGGTCAAGGCTGCCGTCTCCGGTGCGCTGGCCGGGATCCTCGAGCGCACGCCCGACCCCACGGTCCGCGCCGTGATCGAGCCGCTCGGCGACGTCGAGGCGATGACCCTGCACCGGCTGCTGGGCTGGCGGCCCGACAGCCGCACCCGCTTCAGGCACGACCGCGACAACCGGCTCCCCCACGACGTCGTCCTGGTCGACGAGGCCTCGATGGTCTCGCTCACCCAGATGGCCCGGCTGCTCGAGGCGCTGCGCCCCGGCGCCCGGCTGGTCCTCGTCGGCGACGCCGACCAGCTGGTCTCGGTCGACGCCGGCGCGGTGCTCGCCGACATCGTGGCGGGGGCGTCGGTCGAGGATGCGGCGTCTGAGACCGACGCGTCCGCGGAGACCGACGCGTCCGTGGAGGCCCGACCGCCCCTGGTGGCCGTGGCCCGGCTCCGGACGGTCCACCGCTTCGGCCGCACGATCGGTGCGCTGGCCGAGGCCCTGCGCGAGGGCGATGCCGACGGTGTCGTGGCGGCCCTCGCCGAGGGCGACGACGAGGTCGAGTGGGTCCGCGACCCCGACCCCGCAGCCGCCCTGCGCCCGCTGCTGACGCGGCATGCCCGCGCGGTGCTCGAGGCGGCCCGCCGCGGCGACGCCGTGGCCGCCATGGAGGCGCTCGGCCGGCACCGGCTGCTGTGCGCCCACCGCGAGGGGCCGCAGGGCGTCCGCACCTGGAACCACCTCACCGAGACCTGGCTCGGCGAGGAGACGGGGCTGACCTTCTACGACCCGATGTACGTCGGTCGCCCCCTCCTCGTCACCGCCAACGACTACGCCACCGGCGTGCTCAACGGCGACACCGGCGTGGTCGTCGCCTCGCAGACGCCCGACGGCACCCCGGTGCGGATGGCCGTCGTCGAGGGTGCCGCCGGCCCGCAGCGCTTCGCCCCCAGCCGCCTCGGCGACGTCGAGACGATGCACGCCATGACGATCCACAAGGCCCAGGGCAGCCAGGCCGAGGAGATCACCGCCCTGCTGCCCGAGGCCGACTCCCCGCTGCTGACGCGCGAGCTCTTCTACACCGCGGTCACCCGCGCGCAGGCGCGCGTGCGCGTCGTCGGCTCCGAGGAGGTCGTCCGCGCCGCGGTCGAGCGCCGGGTCGTGCGCGCGTCCGGCCTGCGGCAGCGGCTCGCCCGCGGCTGA
- a CDS encoding ABC transporter ATP-binding protein: MTTTDVQRPSATTLAASATDLTKTYGTGETAVRALDGVSVGIEARRFTAIMGPSGSGKSTLMHLLAGLDTPTGGRVFLGDTELTSLSDKQLTTLRRRAVGFVFQAFNLLPTLTARQNLRLPLDLAGRKVDAEWERTVVEGLGLSDRLGHRPGELSGGQQQRVALARALVTRPEVIFADEPTGALDSATGAEVLALLRRSVDEWGQTVVMVTHDPSAAAVADRVILLADGQIAGDIVDPDADAVLQAVRALGRA, from the coding sequence ATGACGACGACAGACGTGCAGCGGCCGTCCGCCACGACGCTGGCAGCCAGCGCCACCGACCTGACCAAGACCTACGGCACCGGCGAGACCGCCGTGCGTGCCCTCGACGGGGTGTCCGTGGGCATCGAGGCGCGACGCTTCACCGCGATCATGGGCCCGAGCGGCTCGGGCAAGTCCACCCTCATGCACCTGCTGGCCGGGCTCGACACCCCCACCGGGGGCCGGGTCTTCCTCGGCGACACCGAGCTGACCTCGCTCTCCGACAAGCAGCTGACGACGCTGCGTCGTCGGGCGGTCGGCTTCGTCTTCCAGGCGTTCAACCTGCTGCCGACGCTCACCGCGCGCCAGAACCTGCGGCTGCCGCTCGACCTCGCCGGCCGCAAGGTCGACGCCGAGTGGGAGCGCACGGTCGTCGAGGGCCTCGGCCTGTCCGACCGTCTCGGCCACCGGCCCGGTGAGCTCTCCGGCGGTCAGCAGCAGCGCGTCGCCCTCGCCCGTGCGCTGGTCACGCGTCCGGAGGTGATCTTCGCCGACGAGCCGACCGGTGCGCTCGACTCCGCCACCGGCGCCGAGGTGCTCGCCCTGCTGCGCCGCTCGGTCGACGAGTGGGGCCAGACCGTCGTCATGGTCACCCACGACCCGTCGGCCGCCGCCGTCGCCGACCGCGTGATCCTGCTGGCCGACGGCCAGATCGCCGGCGACATCGTGGACCCGGACGCCGACGCGGTGCTGCAGGCCGTGCGCGCCCTCGGGCGGGCGTGA
- a CDS encoding ABC transporter permease: MARLGSGWMTAGLASRGRRLLSAAVAIIIGVGFLSASLVVLMTAKAGVENAVAASVKDADLVLSSEDEWLSTDVYDEVAALDEVASVRGEGSVGAERIPGQWAYGSAVPVSGVTLLQGEMPDADGEVLISRSLADSADLGAGDELSLTPMSMEDGQPTAAVSLLVSGVADFGQTDPMLSYGDTFAGSDATLRQIDPFLSYMTIAVELTDGADEAAARAAIADAVTVGDLTVQTGPEAAEARVSGMTGDTAVFAAILLGFGAIALLTAAIVIANTFTITLAQRTGELALLRCVGATRAQVRRQVVLEAVVLGLVASAVGVAVGIAAGAGLLALGRRFDLGIPLDVDLQVGAVTMVVPVVVGTLVTVLASLWPAVRATRVSPLAALRPTGPSAERRRVGWVRLGIAALLIGVGVAAMVYAATNRDVLSGIAGGLVSFLGVLVAAVVIVPAAVRALGLGARVAGVPGRLAVDNAVRNPGRAAATSAALLVGVTLITMTSIGAATGQRTALGEIDRAYAVDFLVTTPSGFTDEGVVDSEEGALDGGTSEDPDPTTLARSVAPDPLDQGVPARLADVDGVAAVVPVETATVVLGQAWDTTLAIGLDPATAGDAIRSDKLVASIAPDTVGLNDLMLMINGLEAGDTLTLTGAAGSRELTVVELGLGTAAVVHEQTLAELAGETSVLGGAMLQIDDDADLAAVMGGIDDIASDAILNVAGAAVERALIVQVLDVLVLVTTALLGAAVVIAVVGIANTLSLSVVERHREHALLRGLGLTRGQMRGMLLTEGVLLALVSAGLGLALGLGYAVLGIQTILPEDTPVQLAVPWARVGIIVGLALLAGVLASVLPARRATRVSPAEGLAAA; this comes from the coding sequence ATGGCGCGCCTCGGGTCCGGCTGGATGACGGCCGGTCTGGCCTCGCGCGGCCGGCGGCTGCTGTCCGCCGCCGTCGCGATCATCATCGGCGTGGGCTTCCTGTCCGCCAGCCTCGTGGTCCTGATGACCGCCAAGGCCGGTGTCGAGAACGCCGTCGCCGCGAGCGTCAAGGACGCCGACCTGGTGCTCTCCTCCGAGGACGAGTGGCTGTCCACCGACGTCTACGACGAGGTCGCCGCCCTCGACGAGGTGGCCTCGGTGCGCGGCGAGGGCTCGGTCGGCGCCGAGCGCATCCCGGGCCAGTGGGCCTACGGCAGCGCCGTGCCCGTCTCCGGCGTCACCCTGCTGCAGGGCGAGATGCCGGACGCCGACGGCGAGGTCCTGATCTCCCGGTCGCTCGCCGACTCCGCCGACCTGGGTGCCGGTGACGAGCTGAGCCTCACCCCCATGTCGATGGAGGACGGCCAGCCGACGGCGGCCGTGTCCCTGCTGGTCAGCGGCGTCGCGGACTTCGGCCAGACCGACCCGATGCTCAGCTATGGCGACACCTTCGCCGGCTCGGACGCCACGCTGCGGCAGATCGACCCCTTCCTCAGCTACATGACCATCGCGGTCGAGCTGACCGACGGGGCCGACGAGGCGGCCGCTCGTGCGGCCATCGCCGACGCGGTGACGGTCGGCGACCTGACCGTGCAGACCGGTCCCGAGGCCGCCGAGGCGCGCGTGTCCGGGATGACCGGTGACACCGCGGTCTTCGCCGCGATCCTGCTCGGCTTCGGCGCGATCGCGCTGCTGACCGCCGCCATCGTCATCGCCAACACCTTCACGATCACGCTGGCCCAGCGCACCGGCGAGCTCGCCCTGCTGCGCTGCGTCGGCGCGACCCGCGCCCAGGTCCGCCGCCAGGTGGTGCTGGAGGCCGTCGTGCTGGGGCTCGTCGCCTCGGCGGTCGGCGTCGCCGTCGGCATCGCGGCGGGCGCCGGCCTGCTGGCCCTGGGCCGTCGCTTCGACCTGGGCATCCCGCTCGACGTCGACCTGCAGGTCGGGGCCGTGACGATGGTCGTGCCGGTCGTGGTCGGCACCCTCGTGACCGTGCTCGCCAGCCTGTGGCCGGCCGTGCGGGCCACCCGGGTGTCGCCGCTCGCCGCGCTGCGGCCCACCGGCCCCTCCGCCGAGCGCCGCCGCGTCGGCTGGGTCCGCCTCGGGATCGCCGCCCTGCTCATCGGGGTCGGTGTCGCCGCCATGGTCTACGCCGCCACGAACCGTGACGTCCTCTCCGGCATCGCCGGTGGCCTGGTCTCCTTCCTCGGCGTGCTCGTCGCGGCCGTCGTCATCGTGCCGGCGGCCGTGCGCGCCCTCGGCCTCGGCGCACGCGTCGCCGGGGTCCCCGGTCGGCTGGCCGTGGACAACGCCGTGCGCAACCCCGGTCGGGCCGCCGCCACGAGCGCCGCTCTGCTCGTCGGCGTCACGCTCATCACGATGACGTCCATCGGTGCGGCCACCGGCCAGCGCACCGCGCTGGGCGAGATCGACCGTGCCTACGCCGTGGACTTCCTCGTCACGACCCCGAGCGGGTTCACCGACGAGGGGGTCGTCGACAGCGAGGAGGGCGCCCTCGACGGGGGCACCTCGGAGGACCCCGACCCGACCACGCTCGCGCGCTCCGTCGCCCCGGATCCGCTCGACCAGGGCGTGCCGGCCCGGCTGGCCGACGTCGACGGCGTCGCCGCGGTCGTGCCCGTCGAGACCGCCACCGTCGTGCTCGGCCAGGCCTGGGACACGACGCTCGCGATCGGCCTCGACCCCGCGACGGCGGGCGACGCGATCCGCAGCGACAAGCTCGTCGCCAGCATCGCGCCCGACACCGTGGGGCTCAACGACCTCATGCTGATGATCAACGGCCTGGAGGCGGGCGACACCCTCACCCTCACCGGCGCCGCCGGGTCGCGCGAGCTGACCGTCGTCGAGCTCGGGCTCGGCACCGCCGCGGTGGTGCACGAGCAGACGCTCGCCGAGCTGGCCGGGGAGACCTCGGTCCTGGGCGGGGCGATGCTGCAGATCGACGACGACGCCGACCTGGCCGCCGTGATGGGCGGTATCGACGACATCGCCTCGGACGCGATCCTGAACGTGGCCGGCGCCGCCGTCGAGCGGGCCCTGATCGTCCAGGTGCTCGACGTGCTCGTGCTCGTCACCACGGCGCTGCTCGGTGCGGCGGTGGTCATCGCGGTCGTCGGCATCGCCAACACCCTGTCGCTGTCGGTCGTCGAGCGGCACCGCGAGCACGCGCTGCTGCGCGGCCTGGGCCTGACCCGTGGCCAGATGCGCGGGATGCTCCTGACCGAGGGCGTGCTGCTGGCGCTGGTCAGCGCCGGTCTGGGGCTCGCGCTGGGGCTCGGGTATGCCGTGCTCGGCATCCAGACGATCCTCCCGGAGGACACCCCGGTGCAGCTCGCGGTGCCGTGGGCCCGTGTCGGCATCATCGTCGGCCTGGCGCTCCTCGCCGGTGTCCTCGCCAGCGTGCTGCCCGCGCGGCGCGCCACCCGGGTCAGCCCGGCCGAGGGGCTGGCCGCCGCCTGA